A segment of the Candidatus Methanoperedens sp. genome:
TCTGGTGGACAAAGCGAGACATCAGGACCTCTTTAAAGAGAATTGGTTCAAATCTCTAATAGGTTAAATGGAAGTCGATAATATCAAATTTACTGTATATTCTGTATTGAAGATATTGATATAGTCGTGCAACATTTCGCGCCAAAATCGGAATTCCAATAAACCGATCCTCTGCCGATGCTTCTCTCTCTCAATGACCTCACTCACCCATTTTGACTTCCTGCAGGCGTGTCATGCTTTGAACCGCTTTCTGGTTTTAGTATATTTCTTTTTCACTTTATTAACGATATCTACTCAAATCCGGCATGACGATTTTGCATTCCTCCTGACATTAGCCAACAATACCCCTTAACAACGCGCCAACCACGTAGGCTACGCTCGCTGCCAGTCCACCGACCAATAGCATCTCGAGGCCGCTTCTGAAGGGGTTTAATTTGGTAACAGTTACTTTCGCAACCCCCAGCCCAAAGATTGTCAACGCAGATAATATAACGGATACTGTGAAGGATTCAGTCGAAGAAATCGGGTAGAACAGTCCCAGCACATAGACGATAAGCGGCATGAATCCTGCCAGGATAAAAGACACCAGCGTGGCCAGTGCGCTGAATAACGGCTTGCGTTCGTCCTGCAGCATCCCCAGCTCGTTGATCATCATGGCTTTAACCCACCTCTCCGGGTCTCGGGCCTGGATATCAACGAGGCTTCGTGCATCCTCCTCCGAATAACTGTGGCTTCGATAAACCTCGTAGAGTTCGGCCCGTTCGCCTTCCGGGAAATGTTCAACCTCCCAGGCTTCTCGCTGCCATTCCCGCTGGTAATACTCCTTTTCGCTCTTGGATGAAAGGTAAGCCCCTATGGCCATTGCAAAACCATCTGCCAGCAGGTTGGCCATGCCCAGGATAAGAACGATACCGCTGCCCAGTTTGGCACCAGCCACCCCGCTGACTACTGCAAAGGTGGTAAGAATGCCGTCCAGCCCGCCGTATACCATGTTGCCAATATAAACGTCGCTCGCCCCACCGTGCTGCTCCTGTGCGATACGCTCCGGAGCATGCGCCAATGCTGATGCCTGTACGTCACGCCGGGCGAATGCTTTACGCATTTCTTCGAGTCGTCTGGACTTAGTCATTACCACATTCACTATTGCGATATCAAAAACCCTATTAAAATCATGCAAGCTCGATCATGGGGATTCTCCCATCATTTCTTAGGTATTGGTTTCGGTTTAATGGGTTTCTTTTTCTCCTTATTTGGCATCTGCTTCCTCCTGACAATTTAAGGTCATAAATAATTTCTTTTTCAGGATATGAACTTTTGTGTAACGGCGCTGACACCCCGTAACATGCAGATCATTAAATCTGCTATTTCAATACCGTCATATCCTTCCTACACGGCGCCGCTCAATCGCCGCGGAGGCTGTTGCTGCTTTGTTTTCACGTCTGAAATGTTGATGAAATGGGCTTTTTTGTGAGGAGAGAAGATGTGCCGCTTTCGGTCGGGTTGGGGCGAGAGGTATCTTATCAGTTCGCCAGTTGGCCTGACGGGGCTGGTATTGAAAGATTGTAATAATGCCGCTAATTTACCGAGGGGCTTATAATTAGGGAAGTTATAATAAACAAAAAATAGAAGGATATCGTATTGAAAATTAAAGGAATTATCTGGTATGAAGGAATTATTGAGAAACTCGAAAAAAAACATAATGTTCAGCAATATGAGGTACGGGA
Coding sequences within it:
- a CDS encoding VIT1/CCC1 transporter family protein, which produces MTKSRRLEEMRKAFARRDVQASALAHAPERIAQEQHGGASDVYIGNMVYGGLDGILTTFAVVSGVAGAKLGSGIVLILGMANLLADGFAMAIGAYLSSKSEKEYYQREWQREAWEVEHFPEGERAELYEVYRSHSYSEEDARSLVDIQARDPERWVKAMMINELGMLQDERKPLFSALATLVSFILAGFMPLIVYVLGLFYPISSTESFTVSVILSALTIFGLGVAKVTVTKLNPFRSGLEMLLVGGLAASVAYVVGALLRGIVG